The genomic stretch tcaacgttggcatcatcaattaggagagaaagagttaacaatgaTGAGCTTTTCAGAattgtatttcattttaaacTGGTTAAAAGTTACAGGAAAACGGTTGGACAGACTATATGGATATTTGGGAAAATGCTAGGTTGGCCAGTAGCCAATGAGGCTGCTGCCTGAATGACAGAATGCCTAGTTTTACATTGTAACAGATTTAAGAATATATTCTCAAATGAAATATGCCcaccaagttttgtttttttcctagcATTAACTTTgattaaaaatgtgtaactatTTACTGTGCCCATCACATTTGCTGAAATAATGAAACAGCCTCCTGTGTCAGTGTCTACACTTTTTTCTTGTAGGTGTCTGACAATTTgaggcctatatttctttaagACATATagtgtgaatatttttttcatgaatCTATAAAGTGACCAACAACAATTTTCTAGATGCTTTGGGGTATTATGGTATCAGTTAACAGTTCCCCCTATTACAGAAATTGAGTCATCAACGGTGTGTCTCCATACATGCTACATATTCACGCAACACTTAAACATTAGTGGGGTACAGAAACTATTGTTTTATTACTTTTCTTCGGGACTTTGATTTCTTGAAGACCTTGTTTGCCAATGTATTGCTGAGTAGTTATGAAGACAacctttaaatttgtttaaatttttttttttcagaggctACAAAGAAAAAGAGCTTCAAGAGCATATTGACAAGTTGCATGAatacaatgaaatcaaagatGTCGGACAGATGTTGATGGGAAGAATAGGTACTCATTTACTAACgcataaaatgttttcttttagacGTAAACTTTTGGGAACTGATACATTTACCACTATTGGTAATGTTGACAACTGATTCAGGCAAAGCTGTTTTCCACCAGGGTGTAGATTTCTTTTCATCGTCTGCACCTGTCTTCAGCAAGGGCTGTTCTTTATAAAGGTCTCCGATATGTTTCAACTGGGTTTATGTGGCCatttgaaatactgcactcatcctaaaTCTTCAGAATTGAAAACAAATGCCTTAATGTTATTACatgttttgattttcattgttGGCTATCAACTTACCTATGCTTAAATAATTATCACAAGTTTGTTAAACATCAACTTTTAGATTTGTAAGCCCCATTGTCCGTCCTTGTTTGTAGCAAACATGTTATTTtatcatagtaaaaaaaaaaaacatgcttttCTGCACTTGctctatttaattaaatttctttaaagCGAAAAAATCTCTTTGTTACTTTCCTCTTATGACTTGgggataaattttaaaaaaattatcattattaaactTTAATGAATTCTAGTTATACTCTCTTAAAGCCATGAATAAAGACCTAATTTATTAACAATTTGGGGACGCGGTGggtgagtggttaagcgcttggcttctgaaacctggggtcctgggttcgaatctcagtgaagactgggattttgaatttcaagatttttagggcacccctgagtccacccaactctaatgggtacctaactttagttggggaaagtaaaggcggttggtcgtggtgcttgccacatgacaccctgctcgttaaccgttggccaaagaaacagatctgccctatagatcgcaaggtctgaaagaggaactttactttactttacttattaaCAATTTAGTTAAAAGATTTTCAGAAAATAGCTTCTTTTTACccactgttttttgttttttttttagatgaagtACTTTCATAAACTCGAAAccaagtttatatttttacctttttttttttcagcagagGCAGAAGGATTGCAAACCAAAGATTTGTATGAAAGATATGAATTGAATTTTAATGACTGAAGACATCACCTGTGAGGTGTCAAATATTTGCCAAACTGTGAGTCTGAACATCTGAAGTCAAAGTCTGctgtactttaaaaataataaaactctGACTTTTTACTCTTTTGGGCTTTACtaactaaattttaagttaacattaaatcagTTTAGAAGCTTGGACTAGCTAACACAGAGAgccttgtttttatatttactagagagaaagaaaaaaaacttgtgaCACCATGGCAGAAACTGAAACAGAGACATCAGAGGTTTTGAGTTGGCATTTTGTGGGCAGCATAGATGAGTTAAAGAGCAAAGCATGTCGAAAAATCTACATGGAGGGTGGACCCAACCTGGCCTTGTTTTATGTCGAGCCTGGCAAGTTTTTCTTGACCAACTCCTCTTGCCCACATGCCAAGGGACCCCTGGAGCAGGGAAGTATCGAGGACTTAGGAGGCAGCTACCAACTGACTTGCCCCATGCATTACTTCACATTTGATCTGGAGACTGGGGAATCTCCTATGGGGCCCAAGCTCAGGACATACCAGACTGAGCAGAGAGAGGACGGGCTGTATGCACTAATCCCTCGGCCCGTATCTTTAACTAGATAGACCTTTAGACCAATGGTGACGTCACAGCATTATATCTTTGACAAAACTACTGTTAACATTTAaagaacaaatatatttttatatttattacctTGAAAATTGTTGAAATGTA from Biomphalaria glabrata chromosome 9, xgBioGlab47.1, whole genome shotgun sequence encodes the following:
- the LOC106065243 gene encoding Rieske domain-containing protein-like — its product is MAETETETSEVLSWHFVGSIDELKSKACRKIYMEGGPNLALFYVEPGKFFLTNSSCPHAKGPLEQGSIEDLGGSYQLTCPMHYFTFDLETGESPMGPKLRTYQTEQREDGLYALIPRPVSLTR